One part of the Musa acuminata AAA Group cultivar baxijiao chromosome BXJ1-5, Cavendish_Baxijiao_AAA, whole genome shotgun sequence genome encodes these proteins:
- the LOC135674074 gene encoding vacuolar protein sorting-associated protein 29-like — protein sequence MVLVLAIGDLHIPHRAPDLPAKFKSMLVPGKIQHILCTGNLCIKEVHDYLKSLSPDLHITRGEYDEDVRYPENKTLMIGQFKLGLCHGHQIVPWGDLDSLAMLQRQLDIDILVTGHTHQFKAYKHEGGVVINPGSATGAYSSITYDVNPSFVLMDIDGLRVVVYVYELIDGEVKVDKIDFKKTATTQSAH from the exons ATGGTGCTCGTTCTAGCCATTGGTGATCTCCACATCCCTCACCGGGCGCCCGATTTGCCTGCCAAATTTAAGTCCATGCTTGTGCCTGGGAAAATTCAGCACATCTTGTGTACTGGAAATCTTTGCATTAAG GAAGTTCATGATTACTTGAAAAGCTTAAGTCCTGACCTGCATATTACTCGAGGTGAATATGATGAAGATGTTCGTTATCCAGAAAACAAGACTCTTATGATTGGTCAGTTCAAGCTTGGGCTTTGTCATGGTCATCAG ATCGTCCCGTGGGGTGACTTGGACTCGTTAGCCATGCTTCAGAGACAACTGGATATAGATATCCTTGTGACTGGACACACTCATCAGTTCAAGGCCTACAAGCATGAGGGAGGTGTCGTCATAAACCCTGGCTCAGCAACTGGTGCATATAGCAGCATAACTTATGATGTCAACCCCAGTTTCGTGCTAATGGACATTGATGGCCTTCGTGTTGTGGTTTATGTTTACGAGCTTATCGATGGAGAGGTGAAGGTTGACAAGATCGACTTCAAGAAGACTGCAACGACTCAATCTGCTCACTGA